One part of the Vicia villosa cultivar HV-30 ecotype Madison, WI linkage group LG6, Vvil1.0, whole genome shotgun sequence genome encodes these proteins:
- the LOC131613734 gene encoding uncharacterized protein LOC131613734, giving the protein MINQFKIGLRGEIDYCVGQQRYNTYVELLEQCYIAEQSLKKIEQEKEQAKPSQENYKRPNQHLRPRGAPSKYKPNQNLRPSHSPFCNKCKRNHVGGCKGSEGVTCFNCGKKGHFAWNCSNRSSQGGNTRRVYTLDAKKAKSNNELIAGTCLLNNQTCLVLIDCGASNSFISPQCVQRIGLEMVPLDSPMVVGTAVDGSVETSRKCEDCIITVDDRVFQVDLICLPLKRVDVVLGMDWLSANSVLINCKERAILVPAVVTAPEDSMTTLLEEVFPEDVTSLPPEREVEFSIDLVPGTALVSVAPYRMSPIELKELKSQLFIFQTLYQTQCFSLGSSSFISQEEGRWDAIVYRLPPAK; this is encoded by the exons atgattAACCAGTTTAAGATCGGACTCCGTGGAGAGATAGACTATTGTGTGGGACAGCAACGTTATAACACTTATGTTGAATTACTTGAACAATGTTACATTGCGGAGCAAAGCCTAAAGAAGATcgagcaagagaaagaacaagccAAACCAAGTCAAGAGAATTATAAAAGGCCAAATCAACACTTGAGGCCAAGAGGAGCACCATCCAAATACAAGCCGAACCAGAATCTTAGACCATCACACTCACCTTTTTGTAACAAATGCAAGCGAAACCATGTTGGAGGTTGCAAGGGTAGTGAAGGTGTAACGTGCTTTAATTGCGGTAAGAAAGGGCATTTTGCTTGGAATTGTTCAAATAGGAGCAGTCAAGGAGGGAATACAAGAAGGGTGTATACACTTGATGCAAAGAAGGCGAAGAGCAACAATGAACTAATTGCTGGTACGTGTCTACTAAATAATCAGACTTGTCTTGTTTTGATTGATTGTGGAGCATCAAACTCCTTTATTTCACCTCAGTGTGTTCAGCGTATCGGATTAGAAATGGTACCCTTAGATTCGCCGATGGTAGTTGGCACGGCCGTCGACGGAAGTGTAGAAACTTCTCGAAAATGTGAGGACTGTATTATAACTGTTGATGATCGAGTCTTCCAAGTCGATTTGATTTGTCTACCACTTAAGAGGGTGGACGTGGTCTTGGGAATGGATTGGCTCTCGGCCAATTCAGTGCTCATTAATTGTAAGGAAAGGGCCATCCTGGTTCCAGCTGTTGTAACTGCCCCAGAAGATTCAATGACTACTCTTTTGGAAG aagtctttccagaggATGTCACTTCCTTACCTCCTGagagggaagtggaattctctattgacttGGTACCGGGAACAGCCCTGGTTTCCGTTGCTCCTTATCGAATGTCACCGATTGAACTTAAGGAATTAAAGAGCCAGTTATTTATTTTCCAAACACTTTATCAAACCCAGTGTTTCTCCTTGGGGAGCTCTAGTTTTATTAGTCAAGAAGAAGGACGGTGGGATGCGATTGTGTATAGATTACCACCAGCTAAATAA